Proteins from a single region of Pseudopedobacter saltans DSM 12145:
- the yajC gene encoding preprotein translocase subunit YajC encodes MLLNFVLLQASGGVMSFLPMLLIIVVFYFFMIRPQMKKAKDHKKFVAELKKGDKVITTAGIHGRIVDLNETTIVLETEGGGKIRFDKSAVSLDASKGLNA; translated from the coding sequence ATGTTGTTAAATTTCGTTTTATTACAGGCATCAGGAGGAGTAATGAGCTTTCTTCCAATGTTATTGATCATAGTAGTCTTCTATTTTTTTATGATCAGACCTCAGATGAAAAAGGCAAAAGATCATAAAAAATTTGTTGCCGAGCTAAAAAAAGGAGATAAAGTAATTACCACTGCTGGAATTCATGGCAGAATAGTTGATTTAAATGAAACAACAATTGTTTTAGAAACCGAAGGCGGAGGTAAGATCCGTTTTGACAAAAGTGCAGTTTCTTTAGACGCTTCCAAAGGATTGAACGCGTAA
- a CDS encoding CdaR family protein, producing MALIRLSLGERKRISMFFTCIILAFAAWLIYSLSMKYDYNVKAIASFKSLPQNKAFYPLQSDTVVLIIRGTGWQLLFNKLSKSVSEIKVDLNSLERRNFVSIKEQMADINNQFFSNQTIIKVLPDTLFFDFTTRTVKRVPIRFKSELEYKKQFGQSKEIILKPSHVTVTGPAEVIKEISHWDTDTFKAKGISGNISSNIELKKAKEANISIFPNRVEFKLEVEEFTEKEIEIPIKVINNPNYYKVKLVPAIVKVYAMTSLSDYSSVDENHISATVDLSLWADKQATRLPVTIVNRNPFVQISRIVPQQVDFMISK from the coding sequence ATGGCATTAATAAGATTATCGTTAGGTGAAAGAAAAAGAATAAGCATGTTTTTTACATGTATTATTTTAGCTTTTGCGGCCTGGCTAATCTATTCTTTGTCTATGAAGTACGATTACAATGTGAAAGCTATAGCCTCTTTTAAAAGCCTTCCGCAAAATAAGGCTTTTTATCCTTTACAGTCGGATACCGTTGTCCTGATAATTAGGGGCACTGGCTGGCAATTGCTTTTCAATAAGTTAAGCAAGTCTGTGTCTGAAATTAAGGTAGACTTGAATTCTTTGGAAAGAAGGAATTTTGTAAGTATAAAAGAGCAAATGGCTGATATTAATAATCAGTTTTTTTCCAATCAGACTATCATAAAAGTTTTACCAGATACGCTTTTTTTTGATTTTACAACAAGGACGGTGAAACGGGTGCCGATTAGGTTCAAATCAGAATTGGAGTATAAAAAGCAGTTTGGCCAATCTAAAGAAATCATACTTAAACCATCACACGTTACTGTAACGGGACCGGCGGAAGTTATAAAAGAAATAAGCCATTGGGATACCGATACTTTTAAAGCTAAAGGAATTAGCGGCAATATATCTTCAAATATAGAATTGAAAAAGGCTAAGGAAGCCAATATAAGTATCTTTCCAAATCGGGTCGAATTTAAGCTCGAGGTTGAAGAATTTACTGAAAAAGAGATCGAAATCCCTATAAAAGTTATCAATAATCCTAACTACTATAAAGTTAAATTGGTGCCGGCTATAGTTAAAGTTTATGCAATGACATCTTTATCTGATTATTCATCGGTCGATGAAAATCATATTTCTGCAACTGTAGACCTTTCTCTTTGGGCGGATAAACAGGCAACCCGGTTGCCCGTAACTATTGTTAACAGAAACCCTTTTGTTCAAATTAGTCGTATAGTGCCACAGCAGGTGGATTTCATGATAAGCAAGTAA
- a CDS encoding SAM-dependent methyltransferase, whose translation MPKEWFQNWFNSPFYHILYKQRDTEEAELFIDNLCTYLKPGEHTKMLDIACGKGRHSIYLNKKGYDVTGIDLSYNSIKYAKQFENDQLHFFVHDMRKLLYINYFDFSFNLFTSFGYFKTEKEHVSALKAFAKGLKKEGKLVLDYMNSQKIINNLVEKETKNIDGIDFHITRSVQNGKIVKTIDFYKDGKNYSYKEEVNDFKLDDFEKLFSLSGLKIEKLFGDYHLNEFDINSSDRLIFVCTKI comes from the coding sequence ATGCCAAAAGAGTGGTTTCAGAATTGGTTCAATTCTCCATTTTATCATATACTTTACAAGCAGAGAGATACGGAGGAAGCTGAGCTATTTATAGATAACTTATGTACTTATTTAAAACCCGGTGAACATACAAAAATGCTGGACATTGCATGTGGCAAAGGTCGGCATTCTATTTATCTGAACAAAAAGGGATATGATGTCACTGGAATCGACTTATCGTACAACAGCATTAAATATGCGAAGCAATTTGAGAACGATCAATTGCATTTCTTTGTTCACGATATGCGAAAATTGCTGTACATCAATTATTTCGATTTCTCTTTCAATCTCTTTACCAGTTTCGGTTACTTCAAAACAGAAAAAGAACATGTAAGTGCGCTTAAAGCCTTTGCAAAAGGATTAAAAAAAGAAGGTAAGCTGGTTTTAGATTACATGAACAGTCAAAAAATCATTAATAATCTCGTCGAAAAAGAAACAAAAAACATCGATGGGATTGACTTTCATATTACCCGAAGTGTACAAAACGGTAAAATTGTAAAAACTATAGATTTTTATAAAGACGGAAAAAACTATTCTTACAAAGAAGAAGTGAACGATTTTAAATTGGATGATTTTGAAAAACTTTTTTCCTTATCAGGATTGAAAATTGAAAAATTATTTGGAGACTATCATCTAAATGAATTTGATATAAACAGTTCTGATAGATTAATTTTTGTTTGTACCAAAATATGA
- a CDS encoding helix-turn-helix domain-containing protein, with protein sequence MKERVTEQTKRDPSQIIQVFNDVNIKLLCCRYWVLDEWECNDFSAPFWRIYHNTIGGAKIYFENMVIEPQKGSLIIIPPHTKFITRLKNSNSNEESISGRKIRNNETLETIASENRIDHLFIHFSLGFPLDFAKKNINVISCTDYIYELIQKIQKSCKNDTVFSFSECLQIKQLINEVILNIKSDTWRYETIDQRVFTAMRMIEKNFQSKISNEELAEKASMAVNSFSRLFKVSTGISIQQYLIKVKIENACSIMHHTDKTIDEIAYDCGFFDRHHFSKTFKKVMNITPVYYKKRLTMNQ encoded by the coding sequence ATGAAGGAAAGAGTTACCGAACAGACCAAAAGAGATCCGTCGCAAATAATTCAGGTTTTTAATGATGTCAATATCAAACTTTTATGTTGCCGATATTGGGTTCTTGACGAATGGGAATGTAATGACTTCTCGGCTCCATTTTGGCGTATTTATCACAATACTATAGGCGGTGCAAAAATATATTTCGAAAATATGGTTATAGAACCTCAAAAGGGAAGTCTCATTATTATTCCACCCCATACCAAGTTCATTACCCGTTTGAAAAATAGTAATAGTAATGAAGAAAGCATATCAGGTCGAAAAATTAGAAATAACGAAACTTTAGAAACTATCGCATCAGAAAATAGAATAGATCATCTTTTCATTCACTTCTCGCTTGGCTTTCCATTAGACTTTGCTAAAAAGAACATAAACGTTATCTCTTGTACAGACTATATTTATGAGCTTATCCAGAAAATACAAAAATCGTGTAAGAATGATACGGTGTTCAGTTTTAGTGAATGTTTACAAATCAAGCAGCTTATAAACGAAGTTATTCTAAATATCAAAAGTGATACCTGGCGGTATGAAACCATAGATCAGCGAGTATTTACCGCGATGAGGATGATTGAAAAAAACTTTCAATCCAAAATCAGCAATGAAGAGCTCGCGGAAAAAGCGAGTATGGCGGTAAATTCTTTTTCAAGGTTATTTAAAGTAAGTACGGGGATATCTATTCAGCAATACCTTATTAAGGTTAAAATAGAAAACGCCTGCAGTATCATGCACCACACTGATAAGACTATAGATGAAATTGCTTATGATTGCGGTTTTTTTGACAGGCATCATTTTTCAAAAACATTTAAAAAGGTTATGAATATAACGCCTGTTTATTATAAAAAACGTCTTACAATGAATCAATGA
- a CDS encoding Glu/Leu/Phe/Val family dehydrogenase, which produces MSSIRFEESSVFNQLASFEHQQVVFCHDEDTGLKAIIAIHNTVLGPALGGTRMWSYETEAEALYDVLRLSKAMTYKAAITGLNLGGGKAVIIGDSRNDKTEVLMRRFGRFIENLNGSFITTQDVGTSPKDMEFIRMETKYVTGVPEVLGGAGDLSPVTAKGVYMGIKASVKELFGTDSLAGRSVAVQGTGHVGEHLVNLLRIENAKVYVSDISQERMIKVAKKYGAEVVNNNSLFDIDFDVYAPCALGATVNPETINKMKCAIIAGSANNQLADEKRDGQLLLDKGILFAPDYLINAGGLINCYSELEGYSKKRTMQMAEKIYDATLQVLKKSKQESIPTNIAADKIAEKRIQDIKKIKSSF; this is translated from the coding sequence ATGTCATCGATTCGTTTTGAAGAAAGTTCAGTTTTCAATCAGTTAGCTTCTTTTGAACATCAGCAGGTAGTTTTTTGTCATGATGAGGATACAGGCCTGAAAGCCATTATTGCGATTCATAATACGGTTTTGGGCCCGGCTTTAGGTGGCACCAGAATGTGGTCTTATGAAACCGAGGCTGAAGCACTGTATGACGTTTTGCGTCTATCAAAGGCAATGACTTACAAAGCTGCGATCACCGGATTGAATCTGGGCGGAGGAAAAGCGGTAATCATTGGTGACAGCAGAAATGATAAAACTGAGGTTTTAATGCGCCGTTTCGGAAGATTCATTGAAAATCTAAATGGATCTTTTATCACCACGCAGGATGTGGGTACAAGTCCTAAGGATATGGAATTTATCCGTATGGAAACCAAATATGTGACAGGTGTTCCGGAGGTCTTAGGAGGAGCGGGAGATTTGTCTCCGGTTACTGCTAAAGGTGTTTATATGGGGATAAAAGCCTCTGTAAAAGAATTGTTTGGTACAGATTCTTTGGCCGGAAGAAGTGTGGCTGTGCAGGGAACTGGACATGTGGGAGAGCATTTGGTAAATTTATTAAGAATAGAAAACGCCAAGGTTTATGTGAGTGACATTAGTCAGGAGAGAATGATTAAGGTTGCTAAGAAATACGGTGCTGAAGTGGTAAATAATAATAGCCTTTTTGATATAGATTTCGACGTGTACGCACCTTGTGCTTTAGGGGCAACAGTAAATCCAGAAACTATTAATAAAATGAAATGTGCTATTATAGCCGGATCTGCAAACAACCAGCTCGCAGATGAAAAAAGAGACGGCCAATTGCTTTTAGATAAAGGTATATTGTTTGCTCCGGATTATCTTATCAATGCAGGCGGCTTGATTAATTGTTATTCTGAATTGGAAGGATATTCTAAAAAGAGAACAATGCAGATGGCAGAAAAAATTTATGATGCTACACTTCAGGTTCTGAAAAAATCAAAACAAGAAAGTATTCCGACCAATATCGCTGCTGATAAAATTGCAGAAAAAAGAATTCAGGATATTAAGAAGATTAAATCTTCATTTTAA
- the nusB gene encoding transcription antitermination factor NusB produces the protein MLNRRHLRIKVMQSLYAYLQSEGSDYRKQEKGLLASVDKVYEMYISLLALINDVVQYSEIDAEERANKHLPSTEDLNPNLKILDNLFIKLLLENEEYIQAVKKYKISWDFDPELARSLFFTLKNSQEYKDYLAAEGHDLHSDKDIIKFIFKKVILKSELAQNALEEKHINWQVDQDVLQAMVAKTLKNFDEVDGNSKLAQISSNWIEDREFIIDLFHKTLANDASCQEMIAGKTKNWEADRIAMMDILIMKMALAELIYFSSIPVKVTINEYLEIAKEFSTPKSNVFINGILDKILGELQAQNKIRKYGRGLV, from the coding sequence ATGTTGAATAGAAGGCATTTAAGGATAAAAGTAATGCAGTCGCTATATGCGTACCTGCAGTCTGAAGGAAGTGATTACAGAAAACAAGAGAAAGGTCTGCTTGCTAGTGTAGATAAGGTTTATGAAATGTACATCAGCCTATTGGCTTTAATTAATGATGTTGTGCAGTATTCCGAAATTGACGCAGAGGAAAGGGCTAATAAACATTTGCCATCAACAGAAGATTTAAACCCTAATTTGAAAATTTTAGATAATCTTTTTATAAAACTGCTCCTGGAAAATGAAGAATATATTCAGGCAGTTAAAAAGTATAAGATTTCCTGGGATTTTGATCCGGAATTAGCTCGTTCATTGTTTTTTACGCTAAAGAACTCACAAGAATATAAAGATTATTTAGCTGCGGAAGGTCATGATCTCCATTCAGACAAAGACATCATCAAATTTATTTTCAAAAAGGTAATTCTTAAATCCGAACTGGCGCAGAATGCGTTAGAAGAAAAGCATATCAACTGGCAGGTAGATCAGGATGTATTGCAAGCCATGGTTGCAAAAACTTTAAAGAATTTTGATGAAGTTGATGGTAATAGTAAACTAGCACAAATCAGTTCTAACTGGATAGAGGACAGAGAGTTTATTATAGATTTATTCCATAAAACGCTGGCTAATGATGCTTCTTGTCAGGAAATGATCGCAGGAAAAACTAAAAACTGGGAAGCGGATAGGATTGCGATGATGGACATTTTAATAATGAAAATGGCCTTAGCAGAACTTATTTATTTTTCAAGTATTCCAGTTAAAGTAACCATAAACGAATATTTGGAAATAGCGAAGGAATTCAGTACTCCAAAGAGTAATGTATTTATCAACGGAATATTGGATAAGATATTAGGTGAATTACAGGCTCAAAATAAAATAAGGAAATACGGCCGAGGCTTAGTATAA
- a CDS encoding ZIP family metal transporter: MNYLFIFILTAGALIGGLSVFFVKQENTYRLKLILSFSGAYLFGITVLHLLPDVYESHNHYVGLFILAGFILQILLEQFSQGIEHGHIHAHNHGSAFPWGIMISLCLHAFLEGMPLTTKEQNHLVFGIAIHHIPAAFALGSVLLSNHVSKSKTIVLLIVFALMAPLGYIFSYSLKSGSLINTAYYQYIMGIVIGIFLHISTTILFEASVDHKFSIKKTIAVIAGTLIALSGFLLHQH, from the coding sequence ATGAATTATTTATTCATATTTATTTTAACAGCAGGGGCTCTTATTGGCGGTTTGTCAGTATTTTTTGTTAAACAGGAGAATACTTACAGATTAAAGCTTATTCTTTCTTTTAGTGGAGCTTATTTATTTGGTATTACGGTACTCCACCTTCTTCCTGATGTTTACGAATCCCACAATCACTATGTCGGCCTATTCATATTGGCAGGCTTTATCCTTCAAATACTTCTGGAACAATTCTCGCAAGGAATTGAACACGGCCATATACATGCACACAATCATGGTTCTGCATTTCCATGGGGAATAATGATCAGCTTGTGTTTACATGCTTTTCTTGAAGGTATGCCCTTAACTACCAAAGAACAGAACCATTTGGTTTTCGGTATTGCAATACACCATATTCCTGCTGCTTTCGCATTGGGAAGCGTTTTATTAAGTAATCATGTAAGTAAAAGTAAAACGATTGTTTTATTGATTGTATTTGCACTAATGGCTCCGCTTGGCTATATTTTCAGTTACAGTCTAAAGAGTGGCAGTTTAATAAACACGGCTTATTATCAATATATAATGGGCATTGTAATTGGTATCTTCCTACATATTTCTACAACAATTCTGTTTGAGGCCAGTGTCGATCATAAATTTTCCATCAAAAAGACAATTGCAGTTATAGCTGGTACTTTAATCGCTTTATCTGGTTTTTTACTACACCAGCATTAA
- a CDS encoding MBL fold metallo-hydrolase, whose product MIKDDFLVKTPEGLYCAYGDFYLDPELPVQNAVISHAHGDHARAGNANVYATAFTKELMLLRYKKKAAKEFFIKGYKQEFSLNNVKLSFYPAGHILGSAMVLMEFDGARYLYTGDYKMQEDSTCEKIELPLADVLITESTFANPKVKHPDATGEIKKLNAISSNILLGVYGLGKAQRITALINEFCPTKEVHVHYSIFPIHQLYNRFDVNIGKYSLYNRKSLKQNGENQIYLIPPLTFNSYRRAVGVARVFASGWEYLQQGNDLSLYISDHVDWEDILNTISIVKPTEVWTLHGDGNHLKVFLKEKVRTKIL is encoded by the coding sequence ATGATAAAAGATGATTTTCTAGTGAAAACTCCGGAGGGATTGTACTGTGCTTACGGAGATTTTTATTTAGATCCGGAATTGCCAGTACAAAACGCTGTTATTTCCCATGCACACGGAGACCATGCCCGAGCTGGCAACGCAAACGTGTATGCCACAGCTTTCACCAAAGAACTAATGTTATTGAGGTACAAAAAGAAAGCTGCAAAAGAATTTTTCATCAAAGGTTATAAGCAGGAATTTAGCCTTAATAATGTTAAGCTTAGTTTCTATCCCGCCGGTCATATTTTGGGTTCGGCAATGGTTCTAATGGAGTTTGATGGAGCAAGATATCTATATACGGGAGATTATAAAATGCAGGAAGATAGTACCTGCGAAAAAATAGAATTGCCGTTGGCAGATGTGCTTATTACAGAAAGTACATTTGCGAACCCTAAAGTTAAGCATCCAGATGCTACAGGAGAAATAAAAAAACTTAACGCGATTTCTTCCAATATCCTTTTAGGCGTTTACGGATTGGGCAAGGCACAAAGAATAACAGCTTTAATTAATGAATTCTGTCCGACTAAGGAGGTTCATGTTCATTATTCCATTTTTCCAATTCATCAACTTTATAATAGATTTGACGTAAACATAGGTAAGTACAGCTTGTATAATCGAAAATCTTTAAAACAAAATGGTGAAAATCAGATTTATTTAATACCTCCATTGACTTTTAATAGTTATAGGCGAGCTGTCGGTGTGGCAAGAGTTTTTGCTTCTGGATGGGAATATCTCCAGCAAGGGAATGATTTATCCTTGTATATATCTGATCATGTGGATTGGGAAGATATTTTAAATACTATAAGTATAGTAAAACCAACCGAAGTATGGACTTTGCATGGAGATGGCAATCATTTAAAAGTGTTTTTAAAGGAAAAAGTGAGGACAAAGATTTTGTAG
- a CDS encoding L-rhamnose mutarotase has protein sequence MKKYCLALDLVDDPPLIKEYTEWHARVWPEVLESIKMSGVLDMEIYRYKNRLFMIMETDEMFSFEKKELIDQESEKVQEWERIMWRYQKEMPGSKPGEKWVLMEKIFSLAELESH, from the coding sequence ATGAAGAAATATTGTTTGGCTCTCGATTTGGTGGATGATCCCCCTCTAATTAAGGAATATACAGAGTGGCATGCGCGTGTTTGGCCTGAGGTGTTAGAAAGTATAAAGATGTCTGGAGTATTGGATATGGAGATATATCGCTATAAAAACAGACTATTTATGATAATGGAAACCGATGAGATGTTTTCTTTTGAAAAGAAAGAACTTATCGATCAGGAAAGTGAAAAAGTGCAGGAATGGGAAAGGATAATGTGGAGGTACCAAAAAGAAATGCCAGGATCTAAGCCTGGTGAAAAATGGGTTCTGATGGAAAAAATATTTTCTTTAGCAGAACTGGAAAGTCATTGA
- the coaE gene encoding dephospho-CoA kinase (Dephospho-CoA kinase (CoaE) performs the final step in coenzyme A biosynthesis.), with the protein MKVGITGGIGSGKSTVSSIFELLGIPVYYADIEAKKLMVSNLTIREKVIELFGKESYINGELNRKHISAIAFNDSTLLEKLNATVHPVVIGDYKEWVKQQSAVYTLKEAALLFESGTYLDSDFNILVSSPLDLRIERVMKRDHVSREEVLARITKQMPEEEKERLATFIIYNNESEFLITQVLSIHQKVLSLVNDKR; encoded by the coding sequence ATGAAAGTAGGTATAACAGGAGGAATAGGTAGCGGTAAATCGACAGTGAGTAGTATTTTCGAGCTATTAGGCATTCCTGTATATTATGCAGATATCGAAGCAAAAAAGCTAATGGTTAGCAACCTAACGATAAGAGAAAAAGTGATAGAGTTATTCGGTAAAGAATCTTATATAAACGGTGAGCTTAATAGGAAGCATATATCAGCAATAGCTTTTAATGACTCAACCTTGTTGGAAAAACTAAATGCGACAGTTCATCCCGTTGTAATAGGGGATTATAAAGAATGGGTAAAGCAACAAAGTGCAGTATATACGCTTAAGGAGGCGGCTTTGCTTTTCGAAAGCGGAACTTACCTGGATAGTGATTTTAATATTTTAGTATCATCTCCTTTAGATTTGCGGATAGAAAGAGTGATGAAAAGAGATCATGTGTCTAGAGAAGAAGTATTAGCCAGAATTACTAAACAAATGCCTGAAGAAGAGAAAGAAAGGTTGGCAACATTTATAATTTATAATAATGAATCTGAGTTTCTGATTACTCAGGTATTAAGTATTCATCAGAAAGTTTTGAGTTTAGTTAATGATAAAAGATGA
- a CDS encoding cysteine desulfurase family protein, whose amino-acid sequence MKRKVYLDNAATTPLDDEVKQVMIAVMEDNFGNPSSIHAHGREVRTIIEKARKNIANLLNTAPANIFFTSSGTEADNTAIRRSVVDLGVKHIITSPLEHHAVLHTVEMLERSGVTVSYVNVDDKGNIDYEQLENLLQTDEKSLVSLMQANNEIGTLTDIERIGELCQQYNALFHCDTVQTVGHYKHDLSTLKVDFIACSAHKIHGPKGVGFIYINPRIKINPMIYGGAQERNMRGGTENIYGIAGLSKALSLAYEHMGEHHLYIQELKDYMKTQLEKEIPGVGFNGEISPEKSLYTVLSVSFPEMEMADMLLFKLDIGGVSASGGSACSSGTNIGSHVLTAIKASPDRPAVRFSFSKYNTKEEIDYVIQKVKEVYRDTE is encoded by the coding sequence ATGAAAAGGAAAGTGTATTTAGATAATGCAGCGACAACTCCGTTAGATGATGAAGTAAAACAAGTGATGATAGCTGTTATGGAGGATAACTTTGGAAATCCTTCTTCTATACACGCTCATGGTAGAGAAGTGAGAACCATTATCGAAAAAGCAAGAAAAAATATCGCGAATTTATTAAATACAGCTCCTGCCAATATATTTTTTACTTCCAGCGGTACCGAAGCAGACAATACTGCAATAAGAAGATCTGTCGTTGACCTCGGCGTGAAACATATTATAACATCTCCTTTAGAACACCATGCTGTTTTGCATACAGTAGAAATGTTAGAAAGAAGTGGTGTTACAGTAAGTTATGTTAACGTAGACGATAAAGGTAATATAGATTATGAGCAACTGGAAAATCTGCTTCAAACCGATGAAAAAAGCCTGGTTTCGCTAATGCAGGCAAATAATGAAATAGGCACTTTAACAGATATTGAACGGATAGGAGAATTATGTCAGCAATACAATGCACTTTTTCATTGCGACACCGTTCAAACAGTTGGACATTACAAACATGATTTAAGCACTCTTAAGGTTGATTTTATAGCTTGTTCGGCACATAAAATTCATGGACCAAAAGGTGTTGGATTTATTTATATCAACCCGCGAATAAAAATTAATCCTATGATCTATGGTGGAGCGCAGGAACGGAACATGCGTGGAGGAACGGAGAATATATACGGAATTGCAGGTCTCTCTAAAGCTTTAAGTTTAGCTTATGAACATATGGGAGAACATCATTTATACATTCAGGAGCTTAAAGATTATATGAAAACCCAATTGGAAAAAGAAATTCCGGGAGTGGGATTCAATGGTGAAATATCGCCTGAAAAAAGTCTTTATACGGTGCTGAGTGTTTCTTTTCCGGAAATGGAAATGGCAGATATGTTATTGTTTAAATTAGATATTGGAGGAGTTTCGGCATCCGGAGGTAGTGCTTGTTCATCCGGAACAAACATTGGTTCCCATGTACTTACGGCAATAAAAGCATCGCCTGATAGACCGGCTGTTCGTTTTTCATTTTCTAAATATAACACGAAGGAAGAAATAGATTACGTAATCCAAAAAGTGAAAGAAGTATATAGGGATACTGAATAG
- a CDS encoding DUF1573 domain-containing protein, translating into MKKYILLVAGAIIISSCNSNTSKQASEQADSANVAVNAEEAPVIKFKQDVYDFGKIQEGQKVSFDFEFVNEGKSPLIISDASATCGCTVPEVPQEPILPGKEGKIRVVFNSTGKSGLQDKPITIRANTVPAETVVRLIGEIVK; encoded by the coding sequence ATGAAAAAATATATTTTATTGGTTGCTGGCGCAATTATTATCAGTTCTTGTAACAGCAACACCTCAAAACAAGCATCAGAGCAAGCAGATTCGGCAAATGTAGCTGTAAATGCAGAAGAAGCGCCGGTTATAAAATTTAAACAAGACGTTTACGATTTTGGGAAAATTCAGGAAGGACAGAAAGTCTCTTTTGATTTCGAATTTGTTAATGAAGGGAAGTCACCTTTGATCATTTCTGACGCTTCAGCAACGTGTGGATGCACAGTTCCGGAAGTTCCACAGGAGCCAATTTTGCCAGGAAAGGAAGGAAAAATAAGGGTGGTGTTTAACAGTACGGGAAAAAGTGGCTTACAAGATAAACCGATAACAATTAGAGCAAATACAGTCCCTGCTGAAACTGTGGTGCGTTTAATTGGAGAAATAGTTAAATAA
- a CDS encoding MarR family winged helix-turn-helix transcriptional regulator, which produces MELEKEIRNNRFESNFNKVVVNIIYTYGWVNNCLKSGLDKYNLTHQQYNVLRILRGQRPNPATVNLIKERMLDKMSDASRIVDRLVAKELVVRKVCEQDRRAVDITISDKGLELLDKICLDEMTRDIISKNLTEEEAGLLSDLLDKLRG; this is translated from the coding sequence ATGGAGTTAGAAAAAGAAATTAGGAATAACCGTTTTGAAAGCAATTTTAACAAGGTAGTGGTTAACATTATTTATACTTATGGTTGGGTAAATAATTGTCTAAAATCTGGATTGGACAAGTACAATTTAACGCATCAACAATATAATGTATTGCGTATCTTGAGAGGACAGCGTCCGAACCCGGCTACTGTTAATTTGATTAAAGAAAGAATGCTGGATAAAATGTCTGATGCTTCCAGAATAGTTGACAGACTGGTAGCAAAAGAACTGGTGGTGCGGAAGGTTTGCGAGCAGGATAGAAGAGCCGTAGATATTACTATTTCTGATAAAGGGCTAGAACTTTTAGACAAAATTTGCCTTGATGAGATGACGAGGGATATTATATCGAAGAATCTAACGGAAGAAGAGGCAGGTTTATTAAGTGATCTGTTGGATAAACTGAGAGGGTAA
- a CDS encoding phosphatase PAP2 family protein produces MINQLLHFDQEVFFFVNKALGNAFFDWLMPILRNKYTWIPLYIFIIAFSVGKYKLKGFYLILFLSATVGLADFTSAKLLKPTFERVRPCNDETIKDQVNARVGCGAGKSFPSTHATDHFAIAMFLIGIFRRIWKHIIAIGILWAGLISFAQVYVGVHYPIDVTVGALYGSLIGFLLAKIYKRYFQLEPNVEQID; encoded by the coding sequence ATGATAAATCAGCTTTTACATTTCGATCAGGAAGTATTCTTTTTTGTTAATAAAGCACTTGGCAATGCCTTTTTCGATTGGCTGATGCCTATTTTAAGAAATAAATATACATGGATCCCACTTTATATTTTCATTATCGCTTTTTCAGTTGGTAAATATAAACTTAAAGGTTTCTACCTGATTTTATTTCTGAGCGCTACCGTAGGCCTTGCCGATTTTACAAGTGCAAAACTTTTAAAACCTACTTTCGAGAGGGTAAGACCTTGCAATGACGAAACCATTAAAGATCAGGTTAACGCAAGGGTTGGTTGTGGAGCAGGAAAAAGTTTTCCCTCTACACATGCTACAGACCATTTCGCAATAGCAATGTTTCTTATAGGAATTTTTAGAAGAATATGGAAACATATTATTGCCATAGGAATACTTTGGGCCGGATTGATATCTTTTGCACAGGTTTATGTAGGTGTCCATTATCCCATAGACGTTACCGTTGGTGCTTTATATGGCTCCTTAATAGGATTTTTATTGGCAAAAATTTACAAACGCTATTTCCAGCTTGAACCTAACGTTGAACAAATTGATTAG